A portion of the Limanda limanda chromosome 3, fLimLim1.1, whole genome shotgun sequence genome contains these proteins:
- the phospho2 gene encoding pyridoxal phosphate phosphatase PHOSPHO2 isoform X2, with amino-acid sequence MKTLMVFDFDHTVVDDNSDTWVIRCLPDQTLPDSVKNSYRKGHWTEFMGRVMNYIDQEVSPDTVRSVMETIPFTDGMTDLLTFISQNKSTIDCIVISDSNTMFIECILQAAGLHVAVDQVFTNPAKFNELGYLEVQCYHSHDCDRCPVNLCKRKVLELYLTGQSDISVEYQRIFYVGDGGNDFCPTSCLRRHDVVMPRKGFTLEKLLAKREGQEPDTSLRARVLAWSSGTDILQELKATMQM; translated from the exons ATGAAGACTCTGATGGTGTTTGATTTTGACCACACTGTGGTGGATGACAACAGTGACACCTGGGTGATCAG aTGCCTTCCAGATCAgactctccctgactctgtgaAGAATTCCTACAGAAAAGGCCACTGGACTGAGTTCATGGGCCGAGTGATGAACTACATAG ACCAGGAGGTCAGCCCTGACACGGTCCGCAGTGTGATGGAGACCATCCCCTTCACAGATGGAATGACAGACTTGCTGACATTCATATCACAGAATAAAAGCACCATCGACTGCATCGTCATCTCCGACTCCAACACCATGTTCATAGAGTGCATCCTCCAGGCAGCCGGGCTCCATGTGGCTGTTGACCAGGTTTTCACCAACCCAGCCAAGTTCAACGAGCTCGGGTACTTGGAGGTACAGTGCTACCACTCTCACGACTGCGATCGATGCCCCGTCAACCTCTGTAAGAGGAAAGTCCTGGAGCTCTACCTTACAGGGCAGTCTGATATAAGTGTGGAGTATCAGCGTATATTTTACGTGGGCGATGGCGGGAATGATTTCTGCCCTACTTCCTGTCTGAGGAGGCATGATGTTGTAATGCCCAGGAAGGGGTTCACCCTGGAGAAACTGCTGGCCAAACGTGAAGGGCAGGAACCGGACACTTCTTTGAGAGCCAGAGTCCTTGCATGGAGCAGCGGCACAGACATCCTCCAGGAACTGAAGGCTACTATGCAGATGTAG
- the LOC132998275 gene encoding synapse-associated protein 1-like: protein MFKGLGSWLGLDNPTVVKTSDDTEQEEQEEVKVEEKVVEAQNEVNKQQPAEQHGGEAEANLESTEQGKGLGDYIFSFASSASKKISESMAETAQTIKKTVEEGKMDGIIDKTFLGDFQKEQEKFVQEKKAKKSEAAVPPWVGYNEEETIQQQILALSADKRNFMRDPPAGVQFHFDMEQMYPLAAAMLEEDQLLNRMRFDLVPKHVKEEPFWRNYFYRVSLIKQSAQLTELAAQQQQKDGEDREASVSPEDVILADNVRPKTPPVSISDKQKPPQEEEEEMSTSPGVSEFVSDAFDSTGINQEDLRKEMEQLVLDKKESPPSPEDESADWEKELQQELQEYEMVAECDNKDEQWDQEIEKMLQSDDS from the exons ATGTTTAAGGGTCTGGGGTCGTGGTTGGGTTTGGACAACCCGACGGTAGTGAAGACGTCAGATGACaccgagcaggaggagcaggaggaggtgaaggtggaggagaaggtggtGGAGGCTCAGAACgaggtaaacaaacagcagccagctgagcagcatggaggagaagctgaggcCAACCTGGAGAGCACGGAGCAGGGCAAAGGActgggag ACTACATCTTCAGTTTTGCCTCCAGTGCCAGCAAGAAGATCTCCGAGTCCATGGCAGAGACGGCTCAGACCATCAAGAAGACGGTGGAAGAAGGGAAGATGGACGGCATTATAGACAAG aCGTTTCTGGGTGACTTCcaaaaggagcaggagaagtTTGTTCAGGAGAAGAAAGCGAAAAAATCAG AAGCAGCAGTGCCTCCATGGGTGGGCTACAATGAGGAGGAGACCATCCAGCAGCAGATCCTGGCTCTGTCGGCT GACAAGAGGAATTTCATGCGGGACCCTCCCGCAGGTGTTCAGTTCCACTTCGACATGGAGCAGATGTATCCTCTGGCTGCTGCCATGCTGGAGGAAGATCAGCTTCTAAACCGCATGCGCTTCGACCTGGTTCCCAAACA TGTGAAGGAGGAGCCGTTCTGGAGGAATTATTTCTACCGGGTGTCTCTGATCAAGCAGTCGGCTCAGCTCACAGAGCTggcagcccagcagcagcagaaggacGGCGAGGACAGAGAAGCCAGTGTTTCACCTGAGGACGTCATCTTAGCAG aCAATGTCAGACCAAAAACTCCACCAGTTTCCATCAGTGACAAACAGAAA CCacctcaggaggaagaggaggagatgtccACGAGTCCCGGAGTGTCCGAGTTTGTGAGCGATGCTTTTGACTCCACGGGTATCAACCAGGAGGACCTGAGGAAAGAGATGGAGCAGCTGGTGCTGGATAAGAAGGAGAGCCCGCCCTCTCCCGAAG ACGAGTCCGCAGACTgggagaaggagctgcagcaggagctccAAGAGTACGAGATGGTCGCTGAGTGCGACAACAAAGATGAGCAGTGGGATCAAGAGATCGAGAAGATGCTCCAGTCCGACGACAGCTAG
- the phospho2 gene encoding pyridoxal phosphate phosphatase PHOSPHO2 isoform X1, which translates to MKTLMVFDFDHTVVDDNSDTWVIRCLPDQTLPDSVKNSYRKGHWTEFMGRVMNYIGDQEVSPDTVRSVMETIPFTDGMTDLLTFISQNKSTIDCIVISDSNTMFIECILQAAGLHVAVDQVFTNPAKFNELGYLEVQCYHSHDCDRCPVNLCKRKVLELYLTGQSDISVEYQRIFYVGDGGNDFCPTSCLRRHDVVMPRKGFTLEKLLAKREGQEPDTSLRARVLAWSSGTDILQELKATMQM; encoded by the exons ATGAAGACTCTGATGGTGTTTGATTTTGACCACACTGTGGTGGATGACAACAGTGACACCTGGGTGATCAG aTGCCTTCCAGATCAgactctccctgactctgtgaAGAATTCCTACAGAAAAGGCCACTGGACTGAGTTCATGGGCCGAGTGATGAACTACATAG GAGACCAGGAGGTCAGCCCTGACACGGTCCGCAGTGTGATGGAGACCATCCCCTTCACAGATGGAATGACAGACTTGCTGACATTCATATCACAGAATAAAAGCACCATCGACTGCATCGTCATCTCCGACTCCAACACCATGTTCATAGAGTGCATCCTCCAGGCAGCCGGGCTCCATGTGGCTGTTGACCAGGTTTTCACCAACCCAGCCAAGTTCAACGAGCTCGGGTACTTGGAGGTACAGTGCTACCACTCTCACGACTGCGATCGATGCCCCGTCAACCTCTGTAAGAGGAAAGTCCTGGAGCTCTACCTTACAGGGCAGTCTGATATAAGTGTGGAGTATCAGCGTATATTTTACGTGGGCGATGGCGGGAATGATTTCTGCCCTACTTCCTGTCTGAGGAGGCATGATGTTGTAATGCCCAGGAAGGGGTTCACCCTGGAGAAACTGCTGGCCAAACGTGAAGGGCAGGAACCGGACACTTCTTTGAGAGCCAGAGTCCTTGCATGGAGCAGCGGCACAGACATCCTCCAGGAACTGAAGGCTACTATGCAGATGTAG